AACAGTATCAATACTGTTAAGAAGCATTGTGTAAAAGGAGTCTAATTCTCCAAGCAGTGACTCGCTTATCAACATTTTCCATCAAATTCAAAGTAATGGGCATTTCCTTGACTTTTCAACCACGGTCCTcaaatattttagtgcaaaacTGCCGATGCATATCCTTCTATCTAACAAATGCCTCACCTTAACAGAAGAGCTTTTAACAGAAGAGTTTTTTTCAAGGAACTGGTCACCATTGTGCTCCTGCTCAGCAATAATCCTTGGacctacaaaacaaaaacaaaaaacaaaacaaaacacttgttAAATCAGTGCAACATCCCAGAAACCTAACCTAacctcaaacagaaaaagataGGCAATGGCTGGTTTATTTCAAAGTCTGCATTTGAATGATCACTGTCATCATACCTGTAACTCCTATGAAGACTGTGAGGCCGAAGCACATCAGGAAGACCACGAAGACTAGCACAAAATGTCTTTTAGATAGGGTATACAGCCGCATGGGAGCCAATCTGTCACGGGGAGACAGTCACTGGGGTTATCACACACTAATAAGACATCCACACGAAGAAAGTAGCACGAACGAAACCTGGTGGTGAATATTTGCTTAGTGGTTAACTGTGTTAGCTCACAGGCTGTTCAGAGGCGGATATGTCAACAGTGATTAGCTCCCATGCTACTTCATGCTAGCAGTGGTTGATCCCAGCAGAGCTACACAGTGACTCTAACGCTACTTTTCGTGCTTGTAAGTACTAGTGGAGTACTTCGAGGATCTCGACTGGACAAATCTTACCCGTACATGTCCATTTCTGTCGGTTAGCGACGTTGGTGAAGTGAAAACCCGTGAAAATTTCGCAGTGAATCCACATCCGCGTATCAACATCACTCCACGACAACTGGAATGCAACGTCATCGAATGGGAGGGGCGGAGTCTCGTGACGGCAgcagacaggggaaaaaaaggggtcGTGAAAAGGAGGCTTCTGGGAGTGAAGGAGCATCCCATTGCCTCCTTTTTTTATCAGCTCACTAACGTTTAGTACCTTAACACTATACAAAGCGTTACATACACTAAATTAATTTAGTGTTGTACATTACATCGATATATTTAATCTATGGTAACAGAGCCTTATTTTATTCGGGCGTGTGGTTAAATATCTTCAAAGTAACGGCTGATTGTAGTTTCGCGCAGGCGTAGTGGGAACACATCGCATGTCGAGCGTTGACTTCTAACAACCGGAGTGATGAAAATTTTATCTCACGAATCATACAACCAACCATTTGGTTTTGCACAATTAAATATGGCTTTTAACCGACATTAAAATACATCTAAAGAAATACATTTCTACAGGGTAGCACTTGTTGCCTTTGGTAGAAATCGTACCGCGTTTAAATTGTGGATTTAGCTAACATATGTGTTCTAAGTGTATGTCGGCAAAGGACTCACCGCCTTTCCCGTTTCCCCCATTTATTTGAATTTCTCCTGCATTATGGTTTAGAAAACCACTGGTTCtgtacaacattttttttaaaaacgaaaaaaaaaagatggatggCTGGCGTCACGACAGAGATGTAAGATATTTCTGATTTAAAACGCAGACGCACACACTGAAAGTAAACCCAccatgcatgtgtgtatatttaaGCTAGAGGCGCCTACCTATAAAAGCGGTCATCGCGATAAGGTGTCAGGTCCTCTTTGAGCTCATTGTAGGCCTCCCGTATTTTCCTACAGAAATACTTGAGCTCGCTGTACAGAGGGTTCTCCAGGCCGGACGAGTAGTCGGtgtccattattattattatcacacCCGAAATGGCGATGAGGAAACAATCCGGGGGCCTCAGTAAAAGGCGCAGTCACCTGTCACGTATTGTTACGTGCGTAAATTAAAAGTGCAGCCCAAGCCGTTTTGTTTGTGTGGCTTCAAAAAAAAGGGGGCtgttaaaacaagaaaagaagagCGGGGGGCGGAAACGTAGAGGACAGTCACGTGATCAGagttcagcaccatggacagaggCTGTTAACAGGAAGCTACATTGGTCAGTAAGAAGTGTCTGTGGAGCCGTCTTTTAGCTCTAACAACCCCCAGAGACCGCGGTTGCATAAAATAAATTAGTAAACAATTTATTGCGTCTTAGCGCAATCTGAGTCACACTGATTGACAGGAGGTGCGAGCAATCACAGAAAAATGGGTGGATTCAAATATATAGATAATATAGGGGTTTTTTCTCCTTAACGTAAAGACAAAATAACTAATTTAATTTATTCTACAAACTGGCATTACACCAGCCAAACCATTTAAGCACATACACAGTTTAATAAACtctaaaaactgtaaaatgcaaaaaaaaaaagaagtattaTATGACAAAAAAATGAGGTAAAAACTGCAAGTACAAAtctaaatacaacaaaacattaggtaaattgtgaatttttatgCGCGCTTTCTCATAAATATTAATTACGGTAAATGAAATGTGCGATTAAACTCAAggctttttcttctgttttaaaaTCTTGATAAAGTCTCCTTTAATAAGAGGAATTAAGTTCTTTTTTGTCTGTGCTATAGGAAGCTGTCCTTTGGGAACGTCCACAGGTTTATACACATCTCAGTAGAAGAATCTCAGACTGTACATGTATTAAATTAGTCAAAATTACGAcgttctttgtcttttctcagCAGTAAAAGTCATATTAATTGGTACTATCAGTGATGGCTGTACAGGTGTGTCGCACTCGCCACTTTCAAAGTGTCTGCTGTCTGAGATAACAGAACCACCTTGTGTAAACTGGTTCAGCAGCTGCTTAGATCTGATTTCAACCATGTGGACGTTTGCCTTAGTAttcaatgttgaggtctggggtcaggttctgtttctctctctctctctctctctgtccaaGGATACTAATACTGCATTGTTTGGGAACACTGTCATACTAAAAAATCTGGTGGTACTTTTTccgtgttcataattccataaAGTTTGACAAGATCCTCTACACCACTAACTGAAATGCACCCTCACACCATGACACCACCGTGTTTGATGGAAGGCTGtggacactcactgttgtacctctttcGTGAACTCTTCTGCACATATTGATAATTTCAACAAAaccatttggattcatcacttcaTAATACACAATGCCACTGATTAGcagtccagttcttgtttaatttggcacactgcagccTTTTCTCCATGTTTTAATTTCTTAAGTGTGGCTTCTTGATAGTCACCTTTTCATTGAGACCATTTCTAATGTGGCTTCAGTGAActgatggatcaactgaagagtCAGCTGCTAGCTCAGGTCCTGGATTTTCTTTCCCATCTTGTAAAGACACGACTTTCAGATAccgttcatctgctgtagagtGTTTTTAGGCCAACCACTTCTTCAGCTTCCTTAAATGTGCTGAGGACACACCATCCTATGATATATCACGTTTCGGGCTAATAGTACTTTGGAAACCATCTGTGGTACATTACAGATTCaataaagaattttttttttttcagcaggcTGATAGCAACAAGGTAACTAAAGATAAAacttaacatttgttttttgctaAGTTGTTTGCCAtatagacacaacactggttcatcccgtCATTTAGGTTCCTGTTTTAAGTTTGAATGATCCATAGAgtagtgttaagtggcttatcAACCAAACAAACATCCCTCTGAAAAttgtcaggtacaaggactggactgaaaatgagtgaaaaagcagcccatgtcaaaaaaaaaaaaaaacaacaacaacaacttggAAGAACCTTCAGAAACCTGGAGGactattgctcaagagcacaaaaaatgacaagaaagtctggctccttggagcTTTGCAgtatatttatgtatatttaaGACAAAACCAGTGTTTTTCTGAAACAATGACATTTTATTCAAAAGATGCGTGACATATacaattataaaataatttacATGGCATGCCTTACTATCCATTCACTATAAACGTTCAGTCACCAAGTCAGACTCTGACTTTTTTCcccaagtttttttttgtcatttaagtCTACAGCTACAAATACAAAGCACAGATCTTTTCTAGAGAAAAGCCAAATCCTACAATATCTACAACAGGTCATCATCATATGAACCCTTAACCAAGTCCATTAGCAACGCTGAACGTGAACTCAGTGGCTTACACTTGTGAACTCCTGTGAACGATGAATGAGTGTGTATGTGCAGGAAGTCATGACCACACATGGTTGAAGAGGATAGATTCAACACTGATGGGGCTGGTAGACTGCACAGCTGAATACAGACACACCATGACTTGACATTTACACTCTACATAACTAGTCTACAAACTACAATAAACCGGGCACTTACTCATTCACATCTTTTCCACCAATGCAAACttcacaaaaacatcaaaaagtcGCCTGTTCCCATCCCTCAAACCCAATCCCTGCATTTCCATCTCATAACTTGGGCTATACTTgtaacaaccccccccccaacacaaagaaatgtttggaaaaaaaaaacttcacaatATACAGTATGTATACTTGATCTACATTGAGGAACAATCTCATAAATAAAGATGTACAGACCAGCAACTGAGATGCTAAAGTAAAAAGGTAACAAACTGTGGTCAGAAGAAATgacaaaggttttttttgttaaagaaaatattgcacaactaacaaaaaaaagttttctttacGACATGCTCATTTTCAAGATCAGGAGaccatttatttttctcctcagtCCACATCTCTACAACCCACTCCCCAACAGacatgcttgttttgtttttttccttttttaaatatgagaaaaaataaaataaaataaaaaaatctaataatcTCATCAAATCAGAGACCAAGCAGAGCTGGTCCAAAGTAAAGAAGTTACACTTCCCAATAGGCCTGTTTGTTTCAGCTTGAGATTTTCAGAAGTCTATATTTTGGCACAAATATTTGAGGTGGTACGCCATCACACCTTCCCAATTTTACTGAGCACTTAACATTCCCATTTCTCTCTGTGATTTTTGGCTGTCATCTAATGCACATATTTGCACCGTGAATGAATAATTTACTGCTGCCCATAGTTCTTCCAGCTGGCCTCGCTCTTTGTCCTTAGctgaacacaaacaaaagcttcCCTGCCTcaaacagcaacagcaacaacaacaacaacaacaacaaaaaccccgAAACAAAACAGCTTTTCAGATTTCAAAGTCAGCTTACTGAACGGGCAGATCTCGTAGCTTCATTCTTCATCGGAGACCCGACTTTAGAGTTTCAGTGACGGTAAGATCAACTTAACTGCTCTCTATGGTCCTGGCTGCTTAGTTAAAACAGTACTACAGCTCTCCTCCACATGTGGAATTACACTTACACACAGTGGAGACAAGTGTAAACAGAAATCTGCCACCTAAGTCTCTTTACAACATTGTACATTTGACTGATATGTATTTACATGAGTTCTGAAAAGAGTATGAAATGGCATAAGtgaaatatacaaaaatatttCATGTACCTTACTAGCATGTTTAGTGTGGTCTTTAAGAGAAGGGacagcccccccacccccccaaaaaaacaacaacaactacatacTCACTTCACAGAAGTGACATCAGGTGACAAATCACTTCATGCCAGAGCTTAAATTGCTCAGTCTTGGCCTTGGCCACTTCTTTGGCGCCCATGTCACCAGTACAGGATAGTACAAGATACGTCTGTACACTGCTATGACCTGAATTCTCCTGACTACACAGTAATATTCAAACTCAGTCTCCCAAATAAATCAGGTAAGAAAGCTGTGTGAGGATTATGTAACACAACAATGACAATAATGTTAAGATTTATATCTGAATCGATAAACAACATGTACATATAAATTAGAGTAACATTTCTTCTTCCTTCAAAGCAACACGTGGACTGCAGGTCTTTACCTTCCAGATATTGTAACAGTGGCCCACTTTTCACAACAGTGAAAAGCCTGAACTCTTAGTAGTGTTCCAAAATAATGCATATATCTAAACCTCATTTCCAGCCCAGACAGGCTGCAACAGTAACAAAAGGAAAGGGcagagagcaaaaacaaaaaaagaccctCCTACCCTCCACTGTGTTTAGTCTTTTAAGAAAATCCTAAAAGCAAAAGCAGTATAATAAAGTGGTAACTGTTTCACTAAAGGTTTGTACAGCAATGGATTTCAGTGCCCAGTAGTACCTGTGCGCTCTAGGGATAACAAGTTTGATCTCCAGAGTGTGTTTTTCAAGTATTACTGCTGCTTCTTTTGAAAACTGCACCTTAGcaattcctctctctctctctctcttaaccaATTGGTTATCACATCTATAAGCTTCTCCTAGCTAAAGCAGCATTTATTTGCATGATGATTTACCAAAGCTCAGCTCTTTGGCCCTACATGCACTGCAGGGTGCCGGCAACTGCCGAACGGAGCAGGTCTGACGGCATCCTTCATAAATACAATCGATGCTTTTGCACCAACACTAGTGGCAGCATTGTGTAGTGCAGCGTGATTGTATTTCTCTCTATGGCCAGGGCTTATTTCAGTCCTCGTCTCCAGAATCCAATCCAAGAGTTTATGATTCTCAAATGAAACAGCTGTACCCCCTTCAACAGACTGCATCTAAAGCCCACAACTCAGGGTAAACAGGGAGGAGACATCTCATTTGAGGCGTTGAGTAACATTGGCTAAAGCTACTGCAAAAGCCTGCACAGCAGAGAAGGGATATTGGAAGTCCAGGATGTAGGCATTGCCATCAATTCTGCCAAACTGCATCACCtacacaggaaaaacaaaacaaacaaacaaaaaaacgttCATGCAggttgaaaggaaaaaaaggttcAATCCTGTTGGAGAAATGCTCTAAATCAATAAATGTTGAATGTGTGTACTTATTATTTCTGTGTGATGACATACTGCAAGTTATATAAGAAAAGTCTCACCTGTCTCCCCTCCAGTTCAATCTGAAAGTTCTTGGCGGACTCCTGGGTGACACGGCCACCGAAGTCCAGCTGGTAGACCTGCGTGGCTTCATTCCACAGTGGCTGCTTGTTGGCCATGACATACACAAAGCCCTGGCTGCCAAGCCCTCTGTCCTCCTTCTCATTGGCTTTTCGACACTTGATCTCATCCAGCTCACTGGCAGCCCTCAGGTTCCTCTTACTCTTCCAACCCTTTTTACTGCTCTGGCACTGATTGAGCAGCTCGTCCCCACTGATAAATAGCTCTGGCTCACTTTCTGAACTATCTTGGAACTCACTATTGGCAGTGGCTTTACTCAGCTTCTTAGCCTTCAACTGTTGCTCTTTCTGTCCCTTGATCTTCTTCTTGTCTCTTCCTCCCAGCCGTGGACTGGAAATGAGAGAATTGAAATCACCCAGAGCTCTGCCCTCTTTTTTGGATTTGCTCCCTTCGGCCAGTGGCGGCACATTAGCTTCCTCAGCCCGACCGTCCACGCGCTTGCGGTTCTTCTTACTGAACTTCTCCGATCGCTGCGGTACAGGGCTCTCAGTCAAGGAGAGCACCTCCTGAAAACTCTCCCCAGCCTCTGCCATGGCCTCTTGTAATCCCCCATggctctgcagctctgctggtGGTGGCGGAGGTGGTGGTGgcagaggaggtggtggtgagAGAACATTTTTGTCTACTGCCAGGTGGGAGGCTTTGGGTGGTAGTGGCACTGCAGGACTGGGCATAGGTGGGCAAGAATTGTAAGTACCCCAGGGTGTGTGGAGGGCAATGGGAGGAATGGGAAGCCCAGCACAAGCACTTCCTCCTGGGTACATAGGTGGGAGGGGGCAGCAGGCTAGATTGGCCAGATTTGCAGAATAACCTGGTGGTAACACTAGGGCTGCATCCTGTTGTGAAAAGGACAAAGGTGCCACCACCTCCTTTGGTGAGGCGCAGGGGCGTGGAGAACCTGGGATTGGTTGGAGCTGGGCTCCAGAATAGGCAGTTGCTGGGGGGTACTGGAGCGAGATCTGGTAGCCtgtagctgcagcagcagcagcagcttggaATGATGCAGCACTAGGACTTGTAGGGGACTTTGGAGAAAGGACAAAAGGCAGCCTGGTTACATCCAAGTGCTGAGCTGGGCTAAGAATAAGGGGAGGTGGTTTGTGTGGTACAGGGGGGGCAGTGGAGTTTAAAGTCGCTGTCCGTTCCTGAGGAACCCACACCTCCTCTGTGGATGCTGGATCCCACTGATAGGGAGGTGGGCGCTTGACCACCAGCCCTGATGCATCACTTCCTCCTAGTGCCAGATGCCTCAATGATTGGTTCAGTGTCTCATCCTCTGTGAATGCTGAATTAACGTAATCAGCCCTGTCTCTGCTGCTTACCCCTGCTGCAGCTCCAGACACTTCAAGTGAACTCATCAGATTATAAGAGGACTGGGAGGCCAGAGGAGTAGCACTGTTTGAATGAACAATGACTGTGCTGTGCGGTGCTCCATTGCCTGGAGGAAAATCTTGTCTGATAATAGTTCCTCCCGCTATTCCATTAGCACTCCCTGGGGCAGTGCCTCCAACACTAGATCCACTGCTACACTGACTACAGGTGTATAAGGCTGTTGGCACCCTCTGCTGGAATGAGGCTGCTAGTGCAGTACTGTTTTTCGCCTTGGGAGGGAGTGGTCTAGGTGGTTCCAGCATCTGGGAAACTTTGAGTGCTGCCTCTCGGCTGTTCCTCCTGAGGGTGGCGTGGATCAAACTGCTGTCAAGCCTCTGTCCGGGATTCCTGCCAGCAGAgctgttctgattggctgaatcAGGGTACGGAGGCGGGTCTCCACTGGGTATAGAATAGCGAGGTGCAGTGAGTCTGTTGAGGGTAGCAGAGGTGTAGGGAAGCTGCAGCTTCTTGTCAgttgaggaggaggatgaagacgAGGTTACCCTGAGAGTGGCGGAGCTGCCAGGTCCTTGGAGCGTGTAGACATTCTGATTGCAGACCAGGCGTGTTCGAGGACGACATACTTCTTCCACATTCCCACTGCTGTCAAATGTCGTTATCCTCTCATAGCCCAGCGGTGTTGGATACTGCGCTTGTTGCTGGCCTGAAGGATGAAGTGGAAACTCACCCTTCTTCATGCAAAGGTCTCCAGGGGGAGGAGTTCCACTGGCGCCCCCTCCTAATCCAGACGCAGCACTGGAAGATGCAGCGGAAGCTGATGccgaggcagcagcagcagctgcagcagccacAGCAGCAGCCACTGTCCCAGGgtaggggggtggggggttcaTCTTGCTTAGCTCTAGAGGGGCACTGAACACCACCGTGTCACCCTCAGCCAGCTGTGGAGGTGACCGAGTAGTTTTGATCTTTAGTAAGTGTTCGTGCTCGCCCCCTACTGCTCTCTCAACCACTAAATCAGCAGACTGATGAGGAATCTGGATATGCAAAGCCCCTGGTTGTAGCTGGTGCAGAGGTGCACCCGAAGGCTGTCCTGAAGACATCGAGGAAACGGGGATTTGAATTTGAAGCTGCTGAAGCTGATGGTGCTGCTGTGCCTGCAGCTGATGGTGTatttgctgctgttgctgcagtTGCTGTTGAagttgttgctgttgctgtAGATGTATGTGctgctggagctgctgctgttggtggtgctgctgctgctgctgtatgtgttggagctgctgctgaatgtgctgctgctgttgttgtaaGTGTTGGTGCTGGagcatctgctgctgctgctgttggagTTGCTGTTGATGGTGCTGAatttgttgttggtggtgttgaagtgactgttgttgttgctgttgttgatgttgacttgggtgttgttgctgttg
The genomic region above belongs to Pelmatolapia mariae isolate MD_Pm_ZW linkage group LG15, Pm_UMD_F_2, whole genome shotgun sequence and contains:
- the tulp4a gene encoding tubby-related protein 4a isoform X1; translated protein: MFAAVEHGPVLSSDSNILCLSWKGRVPKSEKEKPVCRKRYYEEGWLATGNSRGVVGVTFTSSHCRRDRPTPQRVNFNLRGHNSEVVLVRWNEPFQKLATCDTDGGIFVWIQYEGRWSVELVNDRGAQVSDFTWSHDGTQALISYRDGFVLVGSVSGQRHWSSEINLESHITCGIWTPDDQQVLFGTADGQVIVMDCHGRMLAHILLHESDGIVSMSWNYPSFLVEDSSESDTDSDDYPPPQVHSQKPLLTVSFTSGDINLMNSYDDLSPILIHTALKDVVVQWCSQGDLLAVAGMERTLLPTDTSCPPPSRNAIVKFYNVQGEHIYTLDTPAQRPITTLCWGHRDSRLFLASGPVLYVVRVEHRIATLQLLCQQGIATAVKEEKDIAKLTMPSRLCSYVTAAFVPTIKPPIPDPNNMRDFVSYPTAGNERLHCTMKRTEDNPEVGGPCYTLYLEYLGGLVPILKGRRISKLRPEFVIMDPKTDGKTDEIYSNSLISAMIDSCNCSDSSDIELSDDWVGKKSPKISRGSKSPKLPRDLVCPFTNRINIDPRKSPKLSRATQEISRSPRLPIRKPSIGSPSLTRREFPLDDITQQNYLAQVTSNIWGTKFKIVGLATFLPTNLGAVIYKTSLLHLQPRQMTIYLPEVRKISMDYINLPVFSPNVFSEDEDDLPVSGPAGGADDNPPCTVNIPIAPIHSPAQAMSPAQSIGLVQSLLANQNVQLDVLTNSTATSTGGAAGGSDQSQDTILTAQYTVPTRYSSPGQVIFGGLEVGRLVVGPPPSHHPSQQQQQQQHPSQHQQQQQQQSLQHHQQQIQHHQQQLQQQQQQMLQHQHLQQQQQHIQQQLQHIQQQQQHHQQQQLQQHIHLQQQQQLQQQLQQQQQIHHQLQAQQHHQLQQLQIQIPVSSMSSGQPSGAPLHQLQPGALHIQIPHQSADLVVERAVGGEHEHLLKIKTTRSPPQLAEGDTVVFSAPLELSKMNPPPPYPGTVAAAVAAAAAAAASASASAASSSAASGLGGGASGTPPPGDLCMKKGEFPLHPSGQQQAQYPTPLGYERITTFDSSGNVEEVCRPRTRLVCNQNVYTLQGPGSSATLRVTSSSSSSSTDKKLQLPYTSATLNRLTAPRYSIPSGDPPPYPDSANQNSSAGRNPGQRLDSSLIHATLRRNSREAALKVSQMLEPPRPLPPKAKNSTALAASFQQRVPTALYTCSQCSSGSSVGGTAPGSANGIAGGTIIRQDFPPGNGAPHSTVIVHSNSATPLASQSSYNLMSSLEVSGAAAGVSSRDRADYVNSAFTEDETLNQSLRHLALGGSDASGLVVKRPPPYQWDPASTEEVWVPQERTATLNSTAPPVPHKPPPLILSPAQHLDVTRLPFVLSPKSPTSPSAASFQAAAAAAATGYQISLQYPPATAYSGAQLQPIPGSPRPCASPKEVVAPLSFSQQDAALVLPPGYSANLANLACCPLPPMYPGGSACAGLPIPPIALHTPWGTYNSCPPMPSPAVPLPPKASHLAVDKNVLSPPPPLPPPPPPPPAELQSHGGLQEAMAEAGESFQEVLSLTESPVPQRSEKFSKKNRKRVDGRAEEANVPPLAEGSKSKKEGRALGDFNSLISSPRLGGRDKKKIKGQKEQQLKAKKLSKATANSEFQDSSESEPELFISGDELLNQCQSSKKGWKSKRNLRAASELDEIKCRKANEKEDRGLGSQGFVYVMANKQPLWNEATQVYQLDFGGRVTQESAKNFQIELEGRQVMQFGRIDGNAYILDFQYPFSAVQAFAVALANVTQRLK
- the tulp4a gene encoding tubby-related protein 4a isoform X2; its protein translation is MFAAVEHGPVLSSDSNILCLSWKGRVPKSEKEKPVCRKRYYEEGWLATGNSRGVVGVTFTSSHCRRDRPTPQRVNFNLRGHNSEVVLVRWNEPFQKLATCDTDGGIFVWIQYEGRWSVELVNDRGAQVSDFTWSHDGTQALISYRDGFVLVGSVSGQRHWSSEINLESHITCGIWTPDDQQVLFGTADGQVIVMDCHGRMLAHILLHESDGIVSMSWNYPSFLVEDSSESDTDSDDYPPPQVHSQKPLLTVSFTSGDINLMNSYDDLSPILIHTALKDVVVQWCSQGDLLAVAGMERTLLPTDTSCPPPSRNAIVKFYNVQGEHIYTLDTPAQRPITTLCWGHRDSRLFLASGPVLYVVRVEHRIATLQLLCQQGIATAVKEEKDIAKLTMPSRLCSYVTAAFVPTIKPPIPDPNNMRDFVSYPTAGNERLHCTMKRTEDNPEVGGPCYTLYLEYLGGLVPILKGRRISKLRPEFVIMDPKTDGKTDEIYSNSLISAMIDSCNCSDSSDIELSDDWVGKKSPKISRGSKSPKLPRINIDPRKSPKLSRATQEISRSPRLPIRKPSIGSPSLTRREFPLDDITQQNYLAQVTSNIWGTKFKIVGLATFLPTNLGAVIYKTSLLHLQPRQMTIYLPEVRKISMDYINLPVFSPNVFSEDEDDLPVSGPAGGADDNPPCTVNIPIAPIHSPAQAMSPAQSIGLVQSLLANQNVQLDVLTNSTATSTGGAAGGSDQSQDTILTAQYTVPTRYSSPGQVIFGGLEVGRLVVGPPPSHHPSQQQQQQQHPSQHQQQQQQQSLQHHQQQIQHHQQQLQQQQQQMLQHQHLQQQQQHIQQQLQHIQQQQQHHQQQQLQQHIHLQQQQQLQQQLQQQQQIHHQLQAQQHHQLQQLQIQIPVSSMSSGQPSGAPLHQLQPGALHIQIPHQSADLVVERAVGGEHEHLLKIKTTRSPPQLAEGDTVVFSAPLELSKMNPPPPYPGTVAAAVAAAAAAAASASASAASSSAASGLGGGASGTPPPGDLCMKKGEFPLHPSGQQQAQYPTPLGYERITTFDSSGNVEEVCRPRTRLVCNQNVYTLQGPGSSATLRVTSSSSSSSTDKKLQLPYTSATLNRLTAPRYSIPSGDPPPYPDSANQNSSAGRNPGQRLDSSLIHATLRRNSREAALKVSQMLEPPRPLPPKAKNSTALAASFQQRVPTALYTCSQCSSGSSVGGTAPGSANGIAGGTIIRQDFPPGNGAPHSTVIVHSNSATPLASQSSYNLMSSLEVSGAAAGVSSRDRADYVNSAFTEDETLNQSLRHLALGGSDASGLVVKRPPPYQWDPASTEEVWVPQERTATLNSTAPPVPHKPPPLILSPAQHLDVTRLPFVLSPKSPTSPSAASFQAAAAAAATGYQISLQYPPATAYSGAQLQPIPGSPRPCASPKEVVAPLSFSQQDAALVLPPGYSANLANLACCPLPPMYPGGSACAGLPIPPIALHTPWGTYNSCPPMPSPAVPLPPKASHLAVDKNVLSPPPPLPPPPPPPPAELQSHGGLQEAMAEAGESFQEVLSLTESPVPQRSEKFSKKNRKRVDGRAEEANVPPLAEGSKSKKEGRALGDFNSLISSPRLGGRDKKKIKGQKEQQLKAKKLSKATANSEFQDSSESEPELFISGDELLNQCQSSKKGWKSKRNLRAASELDEIKCRKANEKEDRGLGSQGFVYVMANKQPLWNEATQVYQLDFGGRVTQESAKNFQIELEGRQVMQFGRIDGNAYILDFQYPFSAVQAFAVALANVTQRLK